The Carassius auratus strain Wakin chromosome 5, ASM336829v1, whole genome shotgun sequence genome includes a window with the following:
- the LOC113069694 gene encoding uncharacterized protein LOC113069694, translating into MGISGDVPLVDSAFGKVQEGSLLSYQLPAWSPPKTCPHSTAPPRPYLPLDGYCLGPSECCFVLTHHQQMHMTSLATTEVMAHETEMGTRQQSTMREWHLLRKPRLTSSRFREVCHVRGQSSAASLAVRILKSGYQSAEMKRGLQMEPKAIEEYCCIQEVNHYPCGFIIHPDAPWLGSSPDGLVYDPKADPVFGLVEVKCPNLRSYVDCAYLRVSGGVLQLKQSHTYYWQVQGQLFISGMKWCDFVVFTEDDMFIQRIYRDEGVIKTMKQKVDYFYFYFYLPTLLA; encoded by the exons ATGGGTATTTCAGGGGATGTGCCTTTAGTTGACAGTGCTTTTGGAAAAGTCCAAGAAGGGAGTTTACTGTCCTATCAACTTCCAGCATGGAGCCCACCAAAGACCTGTCCACATAGCACTGCACCACCACGACCATACTTACCTCTGGATGGCTACTGTCTAGGTCCCTCAGAGTGCTGTTTTGTGTTGACTCACCATCAGCAGATGCACATGACTTCTCTAGCAACAACAGAAGTCATGGCACACGAAACTGAGATGGGCACAAGACAACAAAGCACAATGAGGGAATGGCATTTATTGAGAAAGCCACGTCTAACCTCCTCTAGATTCAG AGAAGTTTGCCATGTGAGAGGGCAGTCCTCAGCGGCGAGTCTAGCGGTGAGAATTTTGAAGTCAGGCTATCAGTCTGCAGAAATGAAGCGGGGCCTTCAGATGGAGCCCAAAGCTATTGAGGAATACTGCTGCATTCAGGAGGTAAATCACTACCCTTGTGGTTTTATCATCCACCCCGATGCACCTTGGCTTGGCTCATCACCAGATGGGTTGGTGTACGACCCTAAAGCTGATCCTGTGTTTGGACTGGTAGAAGTGAAGTGCCCAAATTTGAGAAGCTATGTGGACTGTGCCTACCTTAGGGTCTCTGGTGGAGTGCTACAGCTCAAACAGTCTCACACTTACTACTGGCAGGTGCAGGGCCAACTGTTCATTTCCGGGATGAAGTGgtgtgattttgttgtgtttactGAAGACGACATGTTCATACAAAGAATATACAGAGATGAGGGAGTCATTAAAACAATGAAGCAAAAGGttgattacttttacttttacttttatcttCCAACACTTTTGGCTTGA